The following proteins come from a genomic window of Brachionichthys hirsutus isolate HB-005 chromosome 20, CSIRO-AGI_Bhir_v1, whole genome shotgun sequence:
- the gnpat2 gene encoding dihydroxyacetone phosphate acyltransferase gives MSTTPSLQCRDSGRAGLEDEEDFVDILEWKRSCTDLGFALRTFNPHPYKGGLSCSTADLNNAVLESQYLRYIAKEVALETGSSVEQVRKEAQGILVEMSQHLQLGFIRLMAYMISKVLKRLFTSVLVNMEGLNTLQQAIQENPVILMPNHRSYIDFLAISYILFCYDIPLPVIAAGIPLAGMKMVGEILRRSGAFFIRRSIGSDKLYWAVLSEYVKTIVRKGFAPVEFYVEGLRSRTLKSLMPKLGMMHMVLEPYFKSEVFDITLVPISISYDRVVEESLLVHELLGVAKPAETTTGLLKASKVLQENYGCMHLNFGRPLSVRQLCQGKINRCQYNLMPRDLPQKPSADIQACVSWLAHLMVRFQERGSLISPWSLMASVLLQAPGPLLSEEGLLWNQLTEKTLWLKKLALDLGARLNWPAHVPDADVMSSTVAMHRAIVRREAGRVYLVQEEEPERRHPVSPEEGVVRTAAPLLMLAAYKNQSAHILLRPAMVAAAIDVTKAAGRDELFAFFCFLRDVFSNEFVFVPGQASQDFEEACCLLKKCGVLHISQQEVAMSEAGAEAFSFLLGFLQPFIHSYQVMFRYLCEEEANSFSEEQFLPAVRNLSTKLILAGELHTYEVLSSDMQKNILSALRRLEAVTKTRASEQNEFRVNKTAIRRIEDALSGKIPPQFLQTAPDARL, from the exons ATGAGCACAACTCCATCCCTCCAGTGTAGAGATTCCGGTAGAGCCGGCCTggaagatgaggaggactttGTGGATATATTGGAATGGAAGAGGAGCTGCACCGATCTTGGCTTTGCCCTCAGGACGTTCAACCCCCACCCCTACAAAGGGGGCCTGTCCTGCTCCACGGCCGACCTCAACAACGCCGTGTTGGAGTCCCAGTACCTGCGTTACATAGCAAAAGAG GTCGCCTTGGAGACGGGCTCATCTGTAGAGCAGGTGAGAAAGGAGGCTCAAGGGATTTTGGTGGAAATGTCTCAACATCTGCAGCTGGGGTTCATCAGGCTGATGGCCTACATGATCAGCAAGGTGCTCAAGAGACTCTTCACCAGTGTGCTTGTCAACATGGAAGGACTCAACACG cTCCAACAAGCCATCCAGGAGAATCCTGTCATCCTGATGCCCAATCACAGGAGTTACATAGACTTCTTGGCCATCTCCTACATCCTGTTCTGCTATGACATCCCCTTACCCGTTATTGCTGCTGGAATTC CTCTTGCAGGGATGAAGATGGTCGGGGAGATACTGCGTCGCTCTGGTGCGTTCTTCATCCGGCGATCCATCGGGTCCGACAAACTCTACTGGGCCGTGCTGTCGGAATATGTTAAAACCATTGTCAGG AAAGGGTTTGCTCCAGTGGAGTTCTATGTGGAAGGCCTGCGGAGTCGCACGCTGAAGTCTCTGATGCCTAAATTAG GGATGATGCACATGGTGCTGGAGCCTTACTTTAAAAGTGAGGTGTTTGACATCACGCTGGTTCCCATCAGTATCAGCTACGACCGAGTGGTGGAGGAATCGCTGCTGGTCCATGAACTGTTGGGTGTAGCCAAGCCAGCAGAAACCACCACA GGTCTACTGAAGGCGAGCAAAGTGCTCCAGGAGAATTATGGCTGCATGCACCTGAACTTTGGCCGTCCCCTGTCGGTGCGGCAGCTGTGTCAAGGCAAGATAAACCGCTGTCAGTACAATCTCATGCCAAG AGATCTTCCTCAGAAGCCCAGTGCAGACATTCAGGCTTGTGTCAGCTGGCTGGCTCACCTGATGGTTCGATTTCAAGAACGGGGGTCTCTGATCAGCCCCTGGTCTCTGATGGCCTCCGTGCTGCTCCAGGCTCCGGGCCCACTCCTATCAGAGGAGGGTCTGCTCTGGAATCAGCTCACAGAAAAAACCCTCTGGCTCAAGAAGTTGGCGCTGGACCTTGGCGCTCGGCTAAACTGGCCTG CGCATGTCCCCGACGCAGATGTCATGTCATCCACCGTGGCCATGCATCGCGCCATAGTACGGCGCGAAGCAGGACGGGTCTACCTGGTCCAGGAGGAGGAACCTGAGAGGAGACATCCAGTGAGTCCAGAGGAGGGTGTCGTCAGGACAGCAGCTCCACTGCTGATGCTGGCTGCCTATAAGAATCAGTCTGCGCACATCCTTTTGCGTCCTGCGATGGTTGCAGCGGCCATAGACGTCACGAAGGCCGCAGGAAGAG acGAGCTCTTCGCCTTCTTCTGCTTCCTACGGGACGTCTTCTCCAATGAATTCGTCTTCGTCCCTGGACAGGCATCTCAG GACTTTGAGGAGGCGTGCTGCCTCCTGAAGAAATGTGGAGTGCTCCACATCAGTCAACAGGAGGTGGCAATGTCGGAAGCAGGGGCAGAGGCGTTCTCTTTCCTGCTGGGCTTTCTACAACCCTTCATACACTCCTATCAG GTGATGTTCAGGTATCTTTGTGAAGAAGAAGCTAATTCCTTCTCTGAGGAACAATTCCTACCTGCTGTTCGAAATTTGAGCACGAAGCTCATCCTTGCAG GTGAGCTTCACACCTATGAAGTCCTGTCATCTGACATGCAGAAAAATATTCTGTCAGCTCTGCGAAGGCTGGAGGCTGTGACAAAGACGAGGGC GTCTGAGCAGAATGAGTTCAGAGTGAACAAAACCGCAATCAGAAGAATAGAAGACGCCCTCT
- the gpatch2 gene encoding G patch domain-containing protein 2 produces MFRAANTKTIGKATTSWQFRRTMDELVHDLVSALEESSEQAARGGFGDGGDHALAVGCLLKRQARKRRGRKRRSDNPHPPWETGHLSEGSESSVEEHKDYRANTGGVSAANHHGRDNSDSDEQLGPKRRTPLAADAGRGKRPLWPEDLGVLGSAEGSRSLRRRRKVKRMAVDPPAEPEPPSATVLGPPPVPKARIGGRPHRPGASEGRGATELCGVGGGKNRVKKRKLAPHRLGMEAADEGVVVESEDAVSSPTEGSKDKMELEEQKGSDEDMSDRCETSGVSNSSDGGLYTNDEGRQGDDEQSDWFYDGELGSGSGPGGACGIAGVVPWWERETGSEELDLADPVFNSILTGSFPLMSAGAQRGFQARLRRLHGNQQASEGSSSHAFNERLSGRSQDSHEPWFGPGSRRDHGQLHWDPRSDRGHRRSCSVKTASRQTSGHLGSLCTGDVKRRRKAAPLGSNAPSGLIGENAPPIPDTNMGSRMLQSMGWSPGAGLGPEGRGITEPIRATQRPKGTGLGFN; encoded by the exons ATGTTCCGTGCAGCGAATACAAAAACCATCGGCAAAGCGACTACCAGCTG gcagTTTCGCCGGACGATGGACGAGCTGGTCCATGATCTGGTGTCGGCGCTGGAGGAGAGCTCTGAGCAAGCCGCGCGCGGAGGCTTCGGCGACGGAGGAGATCACGCGCTGGCCGTGGGCTGCCTGCTGAAGAGGCAAGCCCGGAAGCGCAGGGGTAGAAAACGACGGTCGGACAACCCGCATCCGCCGTGGGAGACGGGCCACCTCAGCGAGGGGTCGGAGTCCAGTGTGGAAGAACACAAG GACTACCGCGCCAACACAGGGGGGGTCTCTGCCGCCAACCACCATGGCCGTGACAACAGCGATTCAGACGAGCAGCTGGGGCCCAAACGGCGTACCCCCCTCGCGGCCGACGCGGGGCGAGGCAAGCGGCCGCTTTGGCCTGAAGACTTGGGCGTCCTGGGGTCTGCGGAGGGAAGCCGTAGTCTCAGACGGAGACGCAAGGTCAAACGTATGGCTGTGGACCCTCCAGCGGAACCCGAGCCCCCCTCTGCTACCGTGCTAGGGCCCCCGCCTGTCCCCAAAGCACGCATTGGCGGCAGGCCGCACAGACCGGGTGCGAGTGAGGGTAGAGGAGCCACGGAGCTCTGTGGGGTTGGGGGAGGCAAGAACAgggtgaagaaaagaaaactggcCCCTCATCGGCTGGGAATGGAAGCGGCGGATGAAGGGGTGGTGGTGGAAAGCGAGGACGCCGTCTCGTCTCCGACGGAAGGATCCAAGGACAAGATGGAGTTGGAGGAGCAGAAGGGCTCAGACGAGGACATGAGTGACAGGTG CGAGACCAGCGGCGTCAGCAACAGCAGCGATGGAGGCCTTTACACCAACGATGAAGGGAGGCAAG GTGATGACGAGCAGAGTGACTGGTTCTATGACGGCGAACTGGGCTCTGGGTCGGGGCCCGGAGGGGCCTGCGGCATAGCGGGAGTGGTTCCGTGGTGGGAGAGGGAGACGGGATCAGAGGAGCTGGACCTAGCTGATCCTGTCTTTAACAGCATTCTCACTGGATCCTTTCCCCTCATGAGCGCTGGAGCTCAGAGAG GGTTCCAGGCCAGACTGAGgcgtctccatggaaaccagcAGGCATCCGAGGGCAGCTCCAGCCATGCTTTTAACGAGAGACTGAGCGGACGAAGCCAAGACTCCCATGA GCCTTGGTTCGGCCCCGGCTCGCGGAGGGATCACGGACAG TTGCATTGGGACCCGCGATCGGACAGAGGACATCGGAGGAGCTGCTCGGTGAAGACGGCCAGCAG ACAGACTAGCGGACACCTGGGCTCTCTGTGCACCGGGGATGTCAAACGGAGGCGAAAAGCAGCCCCCCTCGGCTCCAATGCCCCTTCAG GATTGATCGGGGAGAACGCGCCTCCCATCCCGGACACCAACATGGGGAGCCGCATGCTGCAGAGCATGGGCTGGAGCCCGGGGGCCGGCCTGGGTCCGGAGGGCAGGGGCATCACGGAGCCCATCCGTGCCACGCAGAGGCCCAAAGGCACAGGACTGGGATTCAACTGA
- the LOC137909444 gene encoding phosphatidate phosphatase LPIN1-like, with protein MTSAEDEEELEEAVVHFANDTTWSWTRQTMNYVGQLAGQVFVQVKELYRGLNPATLSGCIDVIVVRQPDGSLQCSPFHVRFGKMGVLRSREKVVDMEINGEPVDLHMKLGDNGEAFFVRETEDAQEVVPSYLATSPILSDGAALMSSSLMGKKSSGGPPIQTLGSIGSSGETGSMFAKKRRKRRRKSRPDSGRREGSGDYSGDEDMFTMDISSDEGTEKESSRTSSLDLLREETTTGSFKQTGIYTRSDGEWSPLQSPGNSRPTSPKSDSELMTKPSDSAGQNPAMHWAWGELPQAATPSFLQAKLKPPAVCPPVSIPVSESTHFRVIDQEASSEQCGPCPEIAALMMTPPQTVEETALQVRTESESMRMESLSLAAETQAAEGAASPTMPDLEEKTASPPDKTDSPSKRKDGRSRHLGSDGIYLDDITALEPEVAALYFPKSDGSAAVRSISDPGLHSTSLSPQSAGSGGDSGVDSNCEPMADLPSIAISLCGGLADNREITTKQFHKKIVSYQKFAENPSIIDDPNLVVKICSKYYNWSSAAPLMLAMQAFQKPLPKATVENIMKEKMPKRGGRWWFSWRGKNSSVKSDSVSELGACCSAEQAGMMTRRLKEETSSSDEDHRAATQGSPSVQSEPGLTAGVSYKKTLRLSSEQLLSLQLQDGPNDVVFSVTTQYQGTCRCQGTIYLWNWDDKIIISDIDGTITRSDTLGHILPTLGKDWTHQGIAQLYHKVSQNGYKFLYCSARAIGMADMTRGYLHWVNERGTMLPMGPVLLSPSSLFSALHREVIEKKPEKFKVECLNDIKNLFYPNEQPFYAAFGNRPTDVYSYKEVGVPLNRIFTVNPKGELVQEHAKTNISSYVRLGEVVDHVFPLKARASCSDFPCSDTFSHFTFWRQQLPQVEHQGTTPPQTPTPGS; from the exons ATGACATcagctgaggatgaggaagaattAGAAGAGGCTGTTGTGCACTTCGCCAACGACACCACCTGGAGCTGG aCCCGCCAGACCATGAACTACGTGGGCCAGCTGGCAGGCCAGGTGTTCGTCCAGGTCAAAGAGCTGTACCGAGGCCTGAACCCTGCCACCCTCTCCGGCTGCATCGACGTCATCGTCGTTAGACAGCCCGACGGATCCCTGCAGTGCTCCCCTTTCCACGTTCGCTTTGGCAAGATGGGCGTCCTCCGCTCCCGGGAGAAAGTG gtggATATGGAGATCAACGGAGAACCGGTGGATCTACACATGAAGCTCGGGGACAATGGAGAGGCCTTCTTTGTGCGAGAAACAGAAGATGCTCAG gaagtggtcccCTCCTACCTGGCCACCTCTCCGATCTTGTCAGACGGGGCTGCTCTGATGAGTTCCTCCCTGATGGGGAAGAAGAGTTCTGGCGGGCCACCCATTCAGACGCTGGGCTCCATCGGCAGCTCGGGAGAAACTGGCAGTATGTTcgcgaagaagaggaggaagaggagaaggaagtctCGGCCAGACAGCGGGAGGAGAGAGGGCAGCGGGGACTACTCAGGGGACGAGGACATGTTCACCATGGACATCAGCTCTGATGAAGGGACGGAAAAGGAGAGCAGCAG gactTCATCTCTAGACCTCTTAAGAGAGGAGACCACCACCGGCTCCTTCAAGCAGACCGGCATCTACACTCGCTCCGATGGCGAGTGGAGTCCTCTTCAGAG TCCTGGAAACTCCCGTCCCACCTCTCCTAAGAGTGACTCTGAGCTGATGACCAAACCCTCTGACAGTGCCGGTCAGAATCCAGCCATGCACTGGGCGTGGGGGGAACTGCCACAGGCCGCCACG ccaTCCTTCCTCCAAGCGAAACTCAAGCCTCCAGCAGTCTGCCCCCCAGTATCCATCCCTGTGTCTGAAAGCACACATTTCCGTGTGATCGATCAAGAGGCGTCTTCGGAGCAGTGCGGCCCCTGTCCTGAGATAGCGGCATTGATGATGACGCCGCCGCAGACCGTGGAGGAAACGGCCCTTCAGGTCAGAACGGAGTCAGAATCCATGAGGATGGAGTCGCTGTCGTTAGCCGCGGAGACGCAAGCGGCTGAAGGTGCTGCGTCTCCCACGATGCCcgacctggaggagaagacggCAAGTCCACCGGACAAGACGGACTCTCCGTCCAAGAGAAAGG ACGGGAGAAGCCGCCATCTTGGATCGGATGGAATTTacctggatgacatcacagcgctTGAGCCTGAGGTGGCAGCTCTTTATTTCCCTAAGAG CGATGGCAGCGCGGCAGTGAGGAGCATCTCGGACCCGGGCCTCCACAGCACCAGTCTGTCCCCACAGTCAGCCGGCTCGGGAGGGGACAGCGGCGTCGACAGCAACTGTGAGCCCATGGCTGACTTGCCGTCTATCGCCATCTCTTTGTGTGGAGGACTCGCCGACAACAGGGAGATAACCACAA AGCAGTTCCACAAGAAGATCGTCTCATACCAGAAGTTTGCAGAAAACCCCTCCATCATTGACGACCCCAATTTAGTTGTAAAGATCTGCTCCAA gtactATAATTGGAGCAGTGCTGCTCCACTTATGCTGGCTATGCAAGCCTTTCAGAAGCCACTGCCAAAG GCTACAGTGGAGAACATCATGAAGGAGAAGATGCCcaagagaggagggaggtggTGGTTCTCCTGGCGAGGCAAAAACAGCAGCGTCAAATCT GATTCGGTGTCTGAGCTTGGGGCCTGTTGCTCTGCTGAGCAGGCTGGGATGATGACAAGAAG ACTTAAGGAGGAGACGTCTTCCAGTGATGAAGACCACAGGGCAGCCACTCAAGGCTCGCCCAGCGTCCAATCAGAGCCTGGACTCACGGCAGGAGTGTCTTATAAGAAAACACTGCGACTCTCCTCAGAGCAGCTG ctgtcacTCCAGCTGCAGGATGGTCCAAACGATGTTGTGTTCAGTGTCACCACTCAGTACCAGGGAACATGCCGCTGTCAGGGCACCATCTACCTCTGGAACTGGGACGACAAGATAATAATCTCAGACATAGACGGAACCATCACCAG GTCAGACACTCTGGGTCACATCCTGCCCACGCTGGGTAAAGACTGGACCCACCAAGGCATTGCACAGCTTTACCACAAAGTCAGCCA aAATGGATATAAGTTCCTGTACTGTTCAGCTCGAGCTATCGGCATGGCCGACATGACCAGAGGTTACCTCCACTGGGTCAACGAGAGAGGCACCATGCTGCCCATGGGCCCCGTGCTTCTGAGCCCGAGCAGCCTCTTCTCAGCGTTGCACAG gGAAGTGATTGAGAAGAAACCAGAGAAATTTAAGGTGGAGTGTCTCAATGATATCAAGAATCTCTTCTACCCCAACGAGCAGCCCTTCTATGCAGCGTTTGGCAACAGGCCCACG GATGTTTATTCCTATAAAGAAGTAGGAGTACCGCTCAACAGGATTTTTACTGTCAATCCAAAAGGCGAACTTGTGCAGGAGCACGCCAAGACCAATATCTCATC cTACGTTCGCCTGGGGGAGGTGGTGGACCACGTGTTCCCTCTGAAGGCGCGGGCCTCCTGCTCAGACTTCCCCTGCTCGGACACCTTCAGCCACTTCACCTTCTGGAGGCAGCAACTCCCCCAGGTGGAGCATCAGGGGACTACACCTCCACAGACTCCCACCCCCGGCAGCTGA